In Oreochromis aureus strain Israel breed Guangdong linkage group 15, ZZ_aureus, whole genome shotgun sequence, a single genomic region encodes these proteins:
- the LOC116332192 gene encoding placenta growth factor-like isoform X7: MMSDLQDEGGPNTVIPLSEVMAKCSCQVMDQLVYVYDEYPQSVENMYVPHCVVVRRCSGYCSDEGFKCLPTLERNTTLQLMIRSSKPTVVELTFLEHRQCECRKPDNLQYYERSVINSSSSKSIESRPRRRKQTKKWL; this comes from the exons ATG ATGTCCGACCTTCAAGATGAAGGGGGTCCCAATACAG TAATTCCGTTGTCTGAGGTGATGGCAAAGTGCTCGTGTCAGGTCATGGACCAGCTGGTGTATGTGTACGATGAGTACCCCCAGTCGGTGGAGAACATGTACGTACCTCATTGTGTGGTGGTTCGCCGATGCTCTGGTTACTGTTCGGATGAGGGCTTCAAGTGCCTTCCTACCCTCGAACGCAACACCACTCTGCAG ctGATGATTCGTTCCAGCAAACCCACTGTGGTGGAGCTCACATTTCTAGAACATCGGCAGTGCGAATGCAG AAAACCTGATAATCTTCAGTATTATGAAAGATCAGTAATTAA cagcagcagcagcaagtccaTTGAGAGCAGACCTCGGAGGAGGAAACAAACGAAAAAATGGCTGTAG
- the LOC116332192 gene encoding vascular endothelial growth factor A-like isoform X1 translates to MFSPAGARSSTQPGSRSGTARYKSSSRFSTLPSTFSFLSGRLEDSRNSFPAAAACKLSSQSCSFCWFFSGYLRRCPTFKMKGVPIQVMAKCSCQVMDQLVYVYDEYPQSVENMYVPHCVVVRRCSGYCSDEGFKCLPTLERNTTLQLMIRSSKPTVVELTFLEHRQCECRKPDNLQYYERSVINSSSSKSIESRPRRRKQTKKWL, encoded by the exons ATGTTCAGCCCTGCTGGCGCGCGCTCTTCAACGCAGCCTGGCTCGCGCAGTGGGACTGCTCGTTATAAAAGCTCCAGCCGCTTCTCCACTCTCCCTtcaacattttcatttctttctggCCGACTAGAGGATAGCAGGAATTCATTCccggcagcagcagcatgcaAACTTTCCTCGCAATCCTGCAGCTTCTGCTGGTTTTTCAGCGGGTACCTGCGCAG ATGTCCGACCTTCAAGATGAAGGGGGTCCCAATACAG GTGATGGCAAAGTGCTCGTGTCAGGTCATGGACCAGCTGGTGTATGTGTACGATGAGTACCCCCAGTCGGTGGAGAACATGTACGTACCTCATTGTGTGGTGGTTCGCCGATGCTCTGGTTACTGTTCGGATGAGGGCTTCAAGTGCCTTCCTACCCTCGAACGCAACACCACTCTGCAG ctGATGATTCGTTCCAGCAAACCCACTGTGGTGGAGCTCACATTTCTAGAACATCGGCAGTGCGAATGCAG AAAACCTGATAATCTTCAGTATTATGAAAGATCAGTAATTAA cagcagcagcagcaagtccaTTGAGAGCAGACCTCGGAGGAGGAAACAAACGAAAAAATGGCTGTAG
- the LOC116332192 gene encoding uncharacterized protein LOC116332192 isoform X6, whose product MFSPAGARSSTQPGSRSGTARYKSSSRFSTLPSTFSFLSGRLEDSRNSFPAAAACKLSSQSCSFCWFFSGYLRRCPTFKMKGVPIQLMIRSSKPTVVELTFLEHRQCECRKPDNLQYYERSVINSSSSKSIESRPRRRKQTKKWL is encoded by the exons ATGTTCAGCCCTGCTGGCGCGCGCTCTTCAACGCAGCCTGGCTCGCGCAGTGGGACTGCTCGTTATAAAAGCTCCAGCCGCTTCTCCACTCTCCCTtcaacattttcatttctttctggCCGACTAGAGGATAGCAGGAATTCATTCccggcagcagcagcatgcaAACTTTCCTCGCAATCCTGCAGCTTCTGCTGGTTTTTCAGCGGGTACCTGCGCAG ATGTCCGACCTTCAAGATGAAGGGGGTCCCAATACAG ctGATGATTCGTTCCAGCAAACCCACTGTGGTGGAGCTCACATTTCTAGAACATCGGCAGTGCGAATGCAG AAAACCTGATAATCTTCAGTATTATGAAAGATCAGTAATTAA cagcagcagcagcaagtccaTTGAGAGCAGACCTCGGAGGAGGAAACAAACGAAAAAATGGCTGTAG
- the LOC116332192 gene encoding vascular endothelial growth factor A-like isoform X2 codes for MFSPAGARSSTQPGSRSGTARYKSSSRFSTLPSTFSFLSGRLEDSRNSFPAAAACKLSSQSCSFCWFFSGYLRRCPTFKMKGVPIQVMDQLVYVYDEYPQSVENMYVPHCVVVRRCSGYCSDEGFKCLPTLERNTTLQLMIRSSKPTVVELTFLEHRQCECRKPDNLQYYERSVINSSSSKSIESRPRRRKQTKKWL; via the exons ATGTTCAGCCCTGCTGGCGCGCGCTCTTCAACGCAGCCTGGCTCGCGCAGTGGGACTGCTCGTTATAAAAGCTCCAGCCGCTTCTCCACTCTCCCTtcaacattttcatttctttctggCCGACTAGAGGATAGCAGGAATTCATTCccggcagcagcagcatgcaAACTTTCCTCGCAATCCTGCAGCTTCTGCTGGTTTTTCAGCGGGTACCTGCGCAG ATGTCCGACCTTCAAGATGAAGGGGGTCCCAATACAG GTCATGGACCAGCTGGTGTATGTGTACGATGAGTACCCCCAGTCGGTGGAGAACATGTACGTACCTCATTGTGTGGTGGTTCGCCGATGCTCTGGTTACTGTTCGGATGAGGGCTTCAAGTGCCTTCCTACCCTCGAACGCAACACCACTCTGCAG ctGATGATTCGTTCCAGCAAACCCACTGTGGTGGAGCTCACATTTCTAGAACATCGGCAGTGCGAATGCAG AAAACCTGATAATCTTCAGTATTATGAAAGATCAGTAATTAA cagcagcagcagcaagtccaTTGAGAGCAGACCTCGGAGGAGGAAACAAACGAAAAAATGGCTGTAG
- the LOC116332192 gene encoding placenta growth factor-like isoform X8, with amino-acid sequence MSDLQDEGGPNTVIPLSEVMAKCSCQVMDQLVYVYDEYPQSVENMYVPHCVVVRRCSGYCSDEGFKCLPTLERNTTLQLMIRSSKPTVVELTFLEHRQCECRKPDNLQYYERSVINSSSSKSIESRPRRRKQTKKWL; translated from the exons ATGTCCGACCTTCAAGATGAAGGGGGTCCCAATACAG TAATTCCGTTGTCTGAGGTGATGGCAAAGTGCTCGTGTCAGGTCATGGACCAGCTGGTGTATGTGTACGATGAGTACCCCCAGTCGGTGGAGAACATGTACGTACCTCATTGTGTGGTGGTTCGCCGATGCTCTGGTTACTGTTCGGATGAGGGCTTCAAGTGCCTTCCTACCCTCGAACGCAACACCACTCTGCAG ctGATGATTCGTTCCAGCAAACCCACTGTGGTGGAGCTCACATTTCTAGAACATCGGCAGTGCGAATGCAG AAAACCTGATAATCTTCAGTATTATGAAAGATCAGTAATTAA cagcagcagcagcaagtccaTTGAGAGCAGACCTCGGAGGAGGAAACAAACGAAAAAATGGCTGTAG
- the LOC116332192 gene encoding vascular endothelial growth factor A-like isoform X9, with translation MKGVPIQVMAKCSCQVMDQLVYVYDEYPQSVENMYVPHCVVVRRCSGYCSDEGFKCLPTLERNTTLQLMIRSSKPTVVELTFLEHRQCECRKPDNLQYYERSVINSSSSKSIESRPRRRKQTKKWL, from the exons ATGAAGGGGGTCCCAATACAG GTGATGGCAAAGTGCTCGTGTCAGGTCATGGACCAGCTGGTGTATGTGTACGATGAGTACCCCCAGTCGGTGGAGAACATGTACGTACCTCATTGTGTGGTGGTTCGCCGATGCTCTGGTTACTGTTCGGATGAGGGCTTCAAGTGCCTTCCTACCCTCGAACGCAACACCACTCTGCAG ctGATGATTCGTTCCAGCAAACCCACTGTGGTGGAGCTCACATTTCTAGAACATCGGCAGTGCGAATGCAG AAAACCTGATAATCTTCAGTATTATGAAAGATCAGTAATTAA cagcagcagcagcaagtccaTTGAGAGCAGACCTCGGAGGAGGAAACAAACGAAAAAATGGCTGTAG
- the LOC116332192 gene encoding vascular endothelial growth factor A-like isoform X10, which translates to MKGVPIQVMDQLVYVYDEYPQSVENMYVPHCVVVRRCSGYCSDEGFKCLPTLERNTTLQLMIRSSKPTVVELTFLEHRQCECRKPDNLQYYERSVINSSSSKSIESRPRRRKQTKKWL; encoded by the exons ATGAAGGGGGTCCCAATACAG GTCATGGACCAGCTGGTGTATGTGTACGATGAGTACCCCCAGTCGGTGGAGAACATGTACGTACCTCATTGTGTGGTGGTTCGCCGATGCTCTGGTTACTGTTCGGATGAGGGCTTCAAGTGCCTTCCTACCCTCGAACGCAACACCACTCTGCAG ctGATGATTCGTTCCAGCAAACCCACTGTGGTGGAGCTCACATTTCTAGAACATCGGCAGTGCGAATGCAG AAAACCTGATAATCTTCAGTATTATGAAAGATCAGTAATTAA cagcagcagcagcaagtccaTTGAGAGCAGACCTCGGAGGAGGAAACAAACGAAAAAATGGCTGTAG
- the LOC116332192 gene encoding snake venom vascular endothelial growth factor toxin HF-like isoform X5 has product MQTFLAILQLLLVFQRVPAQMSDLQDEGGPNTVIPLSEVMAKCSCQVMDQLVYVYDEYPQSVENMYVPHCVVVRRCSGYCSDEGFKCLPTLERNTTLQLMIRSSKPTVVELTFLEHRQCECRKPDNLQYYERSVINSSSSKSIESRPRRRKQTKKWL; this is encoded by the exons atgcaAACTTTCCTCGCAATCCTGCAGCTTCTGCTGGTTTTTCAGCGGGTACCTGCGCAG ATGTCCGACCTTCAAGATGAAGGGGGTCCCAATACAG TAATTCCGTTGTCTGAGGTGATGGCAAAGTGCTCGTGTCAGGTCATGGACCAGCTGGTGTATGTGTACGATGAGTACCCCCAGTCGGTGGAGAACATGTACGTACCTCATTGTGTGGTGGTTCGCCGATGCTCTGGTTACTGTTCGGATGAGGGCTTCAAGTGCCTTCCTACCCTCGAACGCAACACCACTCTGCAG ctGATGATTCGTTCCAGCAAACCCACTGTGGTGGAGCTCACATTTCTAGAACATCGGCAGTGCGAATGCAG AAAACCTGATAATCTTCAGTATTATGAAAGATCAGTAATTAA cagcagcagcagcaagtccaTTGAGAGCAGACCTCGGAGGAGGAAACAAACGAAAAAATGGCTGTAG
- the LOC116332192 gene encoding vascular endothelial growth factor A-like isoform X3 — protein sequence MFSPAGARSSTQPGSRSGTARYKSSSRFSTLPSTFSFLSGRLEDSRNSFPAAAACKLSSQSCSFCWFFSGYLRRCPTFKMKGVPIQVMAKCSCQVMDQLVYVYDEYPQSVENMYVPHCVVVRRCSGYCSDEGFKCLPTLERNTTLQLMIRSSKPTVVELTFLEHRQCECRKPDNLQYYERSVIKSQQQQQVH from the exons ATGTTCAGCCCTGCTGGCGCGCGCTCTTCAACGCAGCCTGGCTCGCGCAGTGGGACTGCTCGTTATAAAAGCTCCAGCCGCTTCTCCACTCTCCCTtcaacattttcatttctttctggCCGACTAGAGGATAGCAGGAATTCATTCccggcagcagcagcatgcaAACTTTCCTCGCAATCCTGCAGCTTCTGCTGGTTTTTCAGCGGGTACCTGCGCAG ATGTCCGACCTTCAAGATGAAGGGGGTCCCAATACAG GTGATGGCAAAGTGCTCGTGTCAGGTCATGGACCAGCTGGTGTATGTGTACGATGAGTACCCCCAGTCGGTGGAGAACATGTACGTACCTCATTGTGTGGTGGTTCGCCGATGCTCTGGTTACTGTTCGGATGAGGGCTTCAAGTGCCTTCCTACCCTCGAACGCAACACCACTCTGCAG ctGATGATTCGTTCCAGCAAACCCACTGTGGTGGAGCTCACATTTCTAGAACATCGGCAGTGCGAATGCAG AAAACCTGATAATCTTCAGTATTATGAAAGATCAGTAATTAAGTCA cagcagcagcagcaagtccaTTGA
- the LOC116332192 gene encoding vascular endothelial growth factor A-like isoform X4, translating into MFSPAGARSSTQPGSRSGTARYKSSSRFSTLPSTFSFLSGRLEDSRNSFPAAAACKLSSQSCSFCWFFSGYLRRCPTFKMKGVPIQVMAKCSCQVMDQLVYVYDEYPQSVENMYVPHCVVVRRCSGYCSDEGFKCLPTLERNTTLQLMIRSSKPTVVELTFLEHRQCECRKPDNLQYYERSVIKSQQQQVH; encoded by the exons ATGTTCAGCCCTGCTGGCGCGCGCTCTTCAACGCAGCCTGGCTCGCGCAGTGGGACTGCTCGTTATAAAAGCTCCAGCCGCTTCTCCACTCTCCCTtcaacattttcatttctttctggCCGACTAGAGGATAGCAGGAATTCATTCccggcagcagcagcatgcaAACTTTCCTCGCAATCCTGCAGCTTCTGCTGGTTTTTCAGCGGGTACCTGCGCAG ATGTCCGACCTTCAAGATGAAGGGGGTCCCAATACAG GTGATGGCAAAGTGCTCGTGTCAGGTCATGGACCAGCTGGTGTATGTGTACGATGAGTACCCCCAGTCGGTGGAGAACATGTACGTACCTCATTGTGTGGTGGTTCGCCGATGCTCTGGTTACTGTTCGGATGAGGGCTTCAAGTGCCTTCCTACCCTCGAACGCAACACCACTCTGCAG ctGATGATTCGTTCCAGCAAACCCACTGTGGTGGAGCTCACATTTCTAGAACATCGGCAGTGCGAATGCAG AAAACCTGATAATCTTCAGTATTATGAAAGATCAGTAATTAAGTCA cagcagcagcaagtccaTTGA